The following DNA comes from Mucilaginibacter jinjuensis.
TCCGACCTGTTAAATACTTCTAAAATAATTTCGGGCCAGCTCGAATACCATTTCAAAGAGTTTGATTTCGAGCCGTTTGTAGAAAGTGCTATCGATATTATCCAGCAATCTTATCCTACCAAGCACATTATTAAAACCGGCCTTGCCAATGTTAAGATCTATGGCGACCCGCTGCGACTGGAGCAGGTTGTACTCAATTATTTAACCAATGCCATCAAATATTCGCCTGATAGCAATGAGGTTTTTGTTGAAGTAGCCGCACTGCCGGCCAACAAGGTAACCCTGCGTGTACGCGATAAAGGCATTGGCATCCCCAAGGCTAAACAGGAGCAGCTTTTTGATAAGTTTTACCGCGTAGAAGAATCATCAAACCGTTTCCAGGGCCTGGGGATGGGTTTATACATCTGTGCCGAAATTATTAAAAGGCATGGCGGTACCTTTGGGGTAGAGAGTGAAGAAGGCGAAGGTTCTACCTTCTATTTCACGGTACCTACTCAAAAAGATAAACAGTAAATAAAATCTTATAAAATATACTTCTTTCGAAAATGAAAACTACTGTTACCCGTAATCTGCAAATTGGATTCGGACTTTCATTGCTGTTGCTTGTCATCAGCTCTATAGTTTCTTACTTCAGCATCACTAACCTGCTCACCAGTTCAGACATGGTTGACCATAGCGGGCAGGTTATGCAATCGCTCGAAACGGTAATCTCAACCATGAAGGATGCCGAAACCGGCCAGCGTGGTTTTTTACTAACCGGCCGGGATGAATTTCTGGAACCTTACAATGGCGCTTACGAAAAAGCGCTTTTAAACGTTAATAAAGCAGCCGATCTAACAGTTGATAATGCGCGTCAGCAGGAAAACGTAAAGGCGATAAAAGACATTATGCTGAAACGCATGACCGTTTTGGAGCAGCTGATCAACAAAAAAAGATCGGGCCAGGTGGTTAGTGTTGATGATCTTCGCCAGGGTAAATCCAGCATGGATGCCCTGCGCGCTGCAGTAGGTAATATGGAGCATGATGAGAATGCCATGTTGATTGAACGCACCGCAAGGCTTAAACAGTTTTCGTCCATTACTCCAATTATTATCGTTTTTGCAGCTATACTATCTTTGGTAATTTCTATTTTCTCTTATTTTAAAGTAACCAGCGATTTGGCCGAACGTAACCGTTTACAAAAAGCGCTTGAAGATAAAGACATAGAAACATCGCACCGTATAGGCGTGATACAAGGTATTGCCGATAAAATTTCGAATGGCGAATACGAGATCAGGGTTGATGATAAGGAGAAAGATACGCTGGGAAGCCTGGCAGGTTCATTAAACAAAATGGCCGAATCGCTCGATTTTTCTTTCGCCAAACTATCTGATAACGAATGGCTGCAAACTGGTATCGCCCAACTAAACGACCGTATGGTTGGCGAAAAGGATGTGGTAGCAATTGCCGATGATATTCTTGATTTTGTGGCCAACTACACCAAAAGCCAGGTTGGTGCTTTATACACCTTTGAGGGCGAAACTTTGCACCTGCAAAGCGGCTTTGCACTATCCTCAAGCATAAGCAAAACTATCCCTGCTAATGAAGGTATTTTAGGAAGGGTGGCCTCAACAGGTAAACAAATTTTCCTGAATGATATCGACCCCGAATATATTTCGGTAAGCCATGCTACAGGTAATATTAAACCTAAAAATGTAATTGCTATCCCGGTATTTCAGGATAATAAAGTACGTGGGGTTATTGAACTGGGATCCATCAATAATTACACACCACGTAAGCTCGAGTTTTTGCAGAACGTTTCCGGTAATATCGGTATTGCCATAACCAGCGCACAGAACCGCAAAAAAATGCAGGAATTGCTGGAAGAAACCCAGGCACAATCTGAAGAGCTACAGGCACAGCACAGCGAGCTCGAAAACCTTAACACCGAGCTTGAGGCGCATACCCAACGCCTGCAAACATCAGAAGAAGAGCTGCGTGTACAACAGGAAGAATTGCAGCAAACCAATGGCGAGCTGGAAGAACGCAATCGTATTATTAACGACCGTAACGAAGAGATCCAACGCAAAGCTGCCGAACTGGAGCAAAGCACCCGCTACAAATCTGAGTTTATGGCCAACATGTCGCACGAGTTGCGTACGCCTTTAAACTCTATTTTGTTGTTGTCGAGATACCTGTCAGAAAATAATGAAGAGAACTTGACCGAAGAGCAAACCGAATCGGCACGTGTGATCCTCAACTCGGGTAACGGATTATTAGACCTGATAGATGAATTACTCGATCTATCAAAAATTGAAGCCGGTAAAATGGAACTCGAATACGAGAATATTCCCTTTGCAGGTATTGCGGCTGATATGCAGGCATTATTTAGCCCAATTGCCCGCGAGAAGAAACTGGAACTGGTTATCGATAACAAATTTAAACCAACGGATGCCTTCGAGACTGATAAAATGCGCCTGGAGCAGATCATCAAAAACCTGCTTAGCAATGCGCTTAAATTCACCACTTCGGGCTCGGTTCAATTAACGATACAGCCTACTGCGGATGATAATTCGCTGATCGAATTCTCTGTTAAAGATACCGGCGTTGGTATCCCTAAAGAAAAACAGGAGATGGTATTTGAAGCCTTTAAACAGGCCGATGGTTCAACTAAGCGCAAGTTTGGCGGTACCGGGTTGGGGCTATCAATCAGCCGTGAACTTGCGCGTTTGTTAGGCGGCGAAATTAAACTAACCAGCGAGCCTGGTAAGGGAAGTAACTTTACCGTGATACTGCCTAAAGTTAAGCCGGCTACGGTGCCACTGCCACAACCTGTACAGATTATTACCCCGTTACCTGTAGAAGAAGTTAAGGTTGACGAGCGCATCAAACACCTTTCGCCAAATATACCGGGCGATATTGACGACGATCGCGAAAGCATTGTTAAAGGCGATAAAGTGATCCTGATCATTGAGGATGATACCGCCTTTGCCAAAGCCCTGCTTGGCTTTACCCGCCAGCGTGGTTACAAAGGTGTAATTACTGTACGCGGCGACCAGGGTGTAGAGATGGCCTTGAAATATCGCCCGCTGGCTATACTACTCGATTTACAACTACCGGTTATGGATGGCTGGGAAGTAATGGAAGAGCTGAAGAGCAACCCGGCAACCCGGCCAATCCCGGTACACATCATGTCATCAATGGAGGCTAAGAAAGAGAGCCGCCTGCGTGGCGCTGTCGACTTTATTAACAAGCCGATTGCCATGGAGCAGATGAAACAGATGTTTGCCAAGCTGGAAGATGCCCTGAGCCGAAGCCCTAAAAAAGTGCTGATTGTAGAAGAGAACAGCAAACATGCCAAAGCGCTTGCCTACTTCCTCGAAACTTTCAACGTATCATCGGCCGTTTCGAGCAGTGTGAGCGATGGTGTTAATACCTTGAAAAGAGAAGAAGTTGATTGCGTGATACTGGATATGGGGATCCCTGATAAAAACGCTTACGAAACGCTGGAAGTTGTTAAACAAAACCCCGGACTGGAAAACCTGCCGATCATTGTATTTACAGGCAAAAACCTGTCGTCGGCCGAAGAAGGCCGGATTAAGCAATACGCAGATTCGATCGTCGTAAAAACTGCCCACTCTTATCAACGTATACTGGATGAGGTTGCTTTGTTCCTGCACCTGATTGAGGAAAATAAAGAGAAACCAAATGCTACCCGCACTACCTCTAACGCACCAATGAATGAGGTATTGAAAGATAAAACTGTATTAATTGCCGATGATGATGTGCGCAACATTTTCTCGCTCACCAAATCGCTTGAGAAACATCAGATGCGCGTAATATCGGCCACGGATGGTAAAGAGGCTTTGGCGCAGCTACAGAAACACCCCGAAACCTCCATCGTATTAATGGATATGATGATGCCGGAGATGGATGGTTACGAAAGCACCGCCACAATACGCCAGAACCCACGCTTTAAAAACCTGCCGGTTATTGCCGTAACAGCTAAAGCCATGATGGGCGACCGTGAAAAATGTATCCGTGCAGGTGCGTCTGATTATATCTCTAAACCGGTTGATATTGATCAGCTGGTATCGTTGCTGCGTGTTTGGTTGTATGACAAAAACAGTTAAAATTAATACATGAGTATCCCTGCCAAAAAGATCCTGATTGTGGATGACGATACACGCAATATTTTTGCGCTAAGCCTCACCCTGCGTTCAAAAGGCTATACCTGCCTGTCATCAACCGATGCGGCAAGGGCCATTAACATGATGCAGCAAGATGATACCATTGGTATTGTATTGATGGACATGATGATGCCCGAAATGGATGGTTATGAAGCCATTAACCGCATACGCGACGATAAAAAACTACGCGACCTGCCTGTTATTGCCGTAACCGCGCAGGCCATGCCCGGCGACCGTGAAAAATGCCTCGAGGCGGGCGCTAACGCCTACATATCCAAACCCGTTAATGTGGATGTGTTGATTGATTTATTGAATACTTATTTATAATACTGAATGGATACGCCCGTTGGAGAGCAGGAGATTAAACTTTTATTAAACGATATGCTGGAGCTGTATGGTTTCGACTTTACAGACTATGCCAAAGCTTCGCTCAAAAGACGGATTAACCGCTTATTTACACTGGATCGCTTCCCCAGCTTTGCCGAGTTCAGGTACCACCTGCGCAACGATCCTGATTACTCTAAACGCTTTGTAGAACAAATTACAGTTAACGTAACCGAGATGTTCCGCGACCCCGTGTTTTACCAAAACCTGCGCGAACATGTGCTGCCGGTACTGGCCACCTACCCTTTTATCCGCATCTGGCACGCGGGCTGCTCAACAGGTGAGGAAGTTTTTTCGATGGCAATTTTACTCAAAGAGGCCAATTTATTACACAAATCGTTACTCTACGCTACAGATCTTAACCCGGTAGTGTTACAAAAGGCATCAACAGGGATATTCCCCATGAGCCAGATGAAACAGTACTCTGAGAACTATATTGCCGGTGGTGGAACGGAAGATTTTTCGCGTTATTATACAGCAAGTTATAATATGGTTAAATTTGATGAAGAGCTAAGCAGCCGCATGGTTTTTTCGACACATAACCTGGTATCTGAAAGCTCTTTTAACCAGTTTCAATTGATCATGTGCAGAAATGTGCTTATCTATTTCGAAAAAGAACTTCAAGGCAGGGTTTTTGCACTCTTTGATGATAGTCTGGAAAACTTAGGATTTTTGGCGCTTGGTAGTAAAGAAACTTTAAAGCTATCGCCCATTATCTCTAAGTACCGGCAGGAAGGTAAAGAGAAAATATGGCGCAAAATTCACTAAACGGGGTTCAAAAAATTGTAGTTATCGGGGGCTCAGCAGGCAGCTTGCATGTTATCCTGCATATACTTGCGCGTTTGCGTGCCGATCTTAACATCCCAATCGTGATTATATTGCACCGCAAAAATGATTCAGATTCGTCGTTGAGCCAGTTGATGGCTTTTCGTACAGATCTGCCCGTAAAAGAGGCCGATGATAAGGAAGCCATCCTACCGGGGAATGTTTACCTCGCCCCTGCCGATTATCATTTACTGATTGAGACCGACAAAAATTTCTCGCTGGACGATTCTGAAAAGATTAACTTTTCGCGCCCAAGTATCGATGTAACGTTCGAAACCGCAGCCGAAGCTTATGGCGAAGGCGTAACCGGTATTTTATTATCAGGAGCCAATGCCGATGGCGTGGAAGGCCTGAGCATTATCAAAGCCCACAAAGGGACTATCGTTGTGCAAGACCCATCAACCGCACAGGTGCCCTATATGCCCCAGCAAGCCATTGATGCCATGCCGATTGATCATACGCTTACGGTTGAGCAGATCCCCGACTTTATTAACCAATTATAAACCTGCTTTTAAAACTTTTACTGTAACCAACAGCTATCCTGTATGGCGCATAGTATGTTCGGCAGCGTGGGTTAACAAGCCCATTAATGTAGATGGTAAGTTCTTTCGGCCAACGCCGCGGTATTCGGTCAGCATGCCTTCATCAACACGGCCTAATTGGCGTAAGGATAATTCGACAGCGAGGCTAAATGTATTTACTAATTGTTCCGTTGTAATCCCTTCTTCCGGTTTGCCCTCTTCGGCCAGGTATTCTATTTGACCTGCGCTTAATTGCTTTTGATTAGCATAAGTAAACATTCTGTCAAGCACACCGGCTATATGCTGCAAATGGAAACCGGGCGATGCCATACCGGCTACCTTTTCCCAAAGCAGTTCATCAGGGAAATCTTCCATCAAAACTTCTATTTCTTCACGGGCCTGTAACAGGGCAAAAGCTACCGGCTGTACCAGTTCAGGGATTTCATCTATCGGGCCGCGTAACCAAACTTCGGGCATGTTATCTGTACTCATCCCACAAATTTAGCATAGCTTTCTGTTCATTTTCAACATTAATAATTTACCCCAAACTTTATGGTATTACAATTGCTTTAGTTGGCATACACAACTATAATATAAATGAAAAACATTACCTATAAATTAAGTAAGACCCCTATTAGCTTGCTGCTTATACTTATTGCTATGGTGCTGCTTACGGTTGAAAGCTGTAAAAAGAAGCGATCTGACATGGCAAACGCACTTTACAAGATAACTCCCAACAAAGCATTTAAAAATATTACTCCAGAGGGCTTTGACCCAATATTTCAAAAGGTGTTGGCAGATGAAAAAAAGAACCTTAACAACCCGCAACAGATTGTAGCTTTTTACGAACAGAATGAGTACGACCCAAGCTTTGTGATGGACCATTTAGGTAACGGTGACCTTAAAGCTTTCGGCGAATATTTACAAAAAGCCGGCGAACATGGCCTCGACCCAAAAATCTTCAACGCGCAAGCATATAATGACCTGCTGAACAAATTCTACGATAAAACCGCCATCAAAACCACCGACGAAGCCTACCACGATATGGCCGAACTGGAGGTGATGACGGCTAATATGTTTATCAATTATTCTAATGACTTGCAGTTCGGGTTGATTAGTCCGCGCCGGATCTATGCGCGTTATTTTACCAAAACGCTGCGCCCTGATAGCAATTCGGTTAGGCAGGTACTGGCCGTATCCAACATGAAAGCCTATCTGGATAGCATTCAGCCTAAAAACCCGCAATACATTGCTTTGCAAAAAGCCTTGGCCGCAGGTACAACAGCGCCAGGCATGACTAAGGAAGAAACAGACCGCATCATTAAAGTGAACCTGGAACGCCTGCGTTGGAAAAACAAACCATCTGAAGCTAAGTATGTGATTGTGAATATCCCCGATTTCCGTCTGGATGTAATGGAAGATGGCAAATCATCTCTAAACATGAAGGTTTGCGTGGGCGAAGGCCGTAATAAAGATTACGCCAATAACCTGGTTGAGTATGACGACAGTGACAAAACCGATCGCCCGTTCTCGCGCGAAACACCACAATTGAACAGTTTGATCTATGAAGCACAGGTGAACCCGGTTTGGAATATCCCTCAAAGTATTGTAAACAAAGAGATTGTTAAACATGCCGAAGATGATCCGTACTACCTTGACAACAACAACATTGAAGTATACCAAAACGGTAAAAAACTGGAAGATACCGAGACTATTAAATGGGGATCGGAAGATTTGAGTAAATACGATTTCAAGCAAAAACCAGGTGATGATAACTCACTTGGTAAAGTAAAATTCCTGTTCCCTAACAAGAGCAGCGTTTATTTACACGATACGCCGGCACAAGCGCCATTCGGTTATACTATGCGCGCTGTAAGCCACGGTTGTGTGCGTTTAGAAAAGCCGTTAGATTTAGCCCACAGCCTGTTTGGTGACGGCGAAAAGTTCGAGATGATTAAACAATTTATGAGCCAGGACAACCCTAAACCTACCGATGTTGCCCTGCCCAAAAAAGTACCCGTATACATAACCTACGTTACCTGCTGGGCCGATGAAAGCGGAACCCTGCAATACCGCCCCGATGTTTATGGTTTAGATATTGTGCTTTTTGCACACATGCAGAAGTTTTTGGGAGTATAAACGACAGAAGGGTAAACAATATCGAATAATGAATTTTGAATATCCAACATCGAAGTTTTACTTCATTATTCGATATTGGATATTCTGTGTTCGATATTACTTCATCGCATGACATCCATTAAAAAGGCCTCATATCCTGACAGGTATGAGGCTTTTTACGATCCTTTACAGCAAAAGCCCAACATAAAAATACTTATTAATATATTTGCATCTGTAAATACAATGGATAATAAACAATTTGAACGTATATCGAAAGCATTGGGCGACCCGCATCGCATTAAAATAATGCAATACGTGGGCAAAAGCCGCGACTGCACACAATGCGCCAATATTGTTGAAATGATTGATCTTACCCAGTCTGCCATCTCCCACCACATTAAACAACTTACCGACGCAGGTTTATTGATCGCCGAAAAGGAAGGGCGCAATATTAAGTATGCGATTGATAAAGGTGTTGTTGATGCCTACACAAAATTTTTACAAGGAATAAAAGGTTAAAAAAAATTACATTAATACATCAAAACATTTAAATGTATTAATGTAATTTTACTTATGTTTTATTGATGTACGCAATATAACACACAAACACATCTAAACATTTAAATAAGTAAATTAAAATGAACTTAAACTTAAAAGGAAAAGTTGCCGTAGTAACCGGCGCATCCAAAGGTATAGGCGCAGGTATTGCTAAAGCACTGGCTGCCGAGGGCGTAAATGTTATTGTAAACTATGCCAGCAGCCAAACTGACGCTGATAACGTGGTTGAAAGCATCATCCACGCTGGTGGTAATGCAACAGCAGTAAAAGCCAGTGTTGATAATGCTGCCGAGGTAGCACAGCTATTTGCTATCGCTGCCCAAACTTACGGCAAAGTTGATATTGTTGTAAATAATGCAGGTGTATACCAGTTTGCACCGATAGAAGGTGTTACCGAAGATGAGTTTCATCGCCAGTTTAACATCAACGTGCTGGGCCCAATCCTTACCACACAGGAGGCCTTGAAATATATCCCGGCTACAGGTGGTAGTATCATCAACATCAGTTCGGTAGCCAGCACAAGCCGCACACATAGCGCCAGTGTTTACTCGGCCACAAAAGGTGCTTTAGATACCCTGACCCAAGTATTGGCTGTAGAGTTAGGCCCTAAAAATATCCGTGTGAATGTGGTTGCCCCTGGCCCGGTAGAAACAGAAGGTTTTATTTCGGCAGGCGTTAAAGGCAGCGAAATGGAAGCACAATTTATTGCAACTACACCGCTTGGCCGCGTTGGCCAGCCTTTGGATATTGCCAATGTTGTAACCTTCCTGGCATCTGACGCTTCAGGATGGATCACTGCGGAAAGGATTGTTACCTCTGGTGGGTTAATCTAATTGGTTATTAAACAACCACGTCATTGCGAGGAACGAAGCAATCCCCGATTTACAGAGCGGTTCTGTAAATTAGAACTGCACGGTCAGGGATTGCTTCGTACCTCGCAATGACGATCAATTTTTGAGTATCATAAAAGTGCGAACAAACTCAACAGTGTATAAACACAAAAGCCTCCTGATGTACCGGGAGGCTTTTTGATTTATAATTGGATTTAAAAAACTCTTTAGTTAGCAAGTAGTTATTGAGTTATTAGGTTATTAGAAGATTTACACAGCAACTTAATAACTCAGTAACCTAATAACCAAAAATAACCAACTTACATTCTCGCGCTTAACACAGGTTGCGAAGTAGTATCGGGCGCTGCAAAACTTGCAGCGAGGTTAGTGTTTAAATATCTCGAACTATACTTAGTATCCGGGCCGTTAATAAACAACACGGTTTTACCTTTCAGTGTGCTGATTACCTGATCAATAACCATTGGCGATACAGCAGGGCAACCAAAGCTGCGACCTAAGCGGCCTAACTGGTTAATGGTATTCTGGCAAACATAATCGGCAGCATGTAATACAATGGCACGTTCGCGGGCTTTATCGTTGAAACCGGCATCCATACCATCTAAGCGTAACGAGCGGCCATGTTTACCCATGTAAATATCATCGGTAACATAAAAACCTAAACTGCTTTGATGCGATTCTTCGTTGTTAGAGAAATGATCTGCCACGTCGTTACCACTACCCTGGCCGTGTGCTACCCAGGTGTTTAACAACAGCATTTTGCTTTGCAGGTCAACAATCCACATCCGTTTTTCGTGGCTGGGTTTGTTAAAATCTACAACGGTTAAAATATTACTGCTGAAAGGAAGCTTGTGTGCCAGCTTTAGGTTATAAAAACCTGTTATTGCTTTTTGAAAAGTACCGAGGTCTAAGCCTGAACTTTGTAACCCTGCAGATTTATAAACATCAGATACCATGTTACTAAAACGCACCTCGCTTGTTAAGGAAGCAGTTTTAGTGGTAATATCGGCGTTGTTTGTTGTGGTATCAACTGCGGCTTTAAAACCTACAGTGACAATCATGAACAGGATCAGAACGCTTGTTATCCACCAAAATGTTTTCTTCATTTTTTGCTTTTTGAGTTAATCAATAAGTTTAAAAGTAAACAGGGTTATGAGGTTAATTGTACTTAGAGTATACAAAAGTACCTCTTTTAATACAATTAAACGTCATAGCATTCTCATTAATACCCTAAAGTTAAATAATTATTTCAAAAAGCAAAAAAGAAGCAAGAATTATTTCCAGGTTATTTTTTCTTCCAAAGAAACTTTGCGTTTACCTTCTGGCTGTACATCAGTATAACCTAAGTAAAGTACGCCCATCACCTGGTCAAGTTCGCCTAAGTTTAAAAACTCTTTCATAACAGGTTTTAAGGCCATGCCACCGGTACTCCAGAAAACACCAATATTTAATGCAGCAGCACCTAACAATAGGTTTTGTACAGCAGCACCTACAGCAGCAACTTCTTCCCAAACCGGGATTTTAGTCAGCTCGCTACGGGTCATATAGGTAAGCACTACGTGCGATGCCTTGTTACCAGTATTTTGGAAACCTGTGTAAGTAGCCTCGTTAAAGTTTTCGGCAGGCGTGTTGGCTTTGTACATTTCGGCATGTTGTAAACAAAAGTCAGCCGGGTTTTCGTAAACCACAAAGCGCCATGGCTCGGTTAATGCGTGGGTAGGTGCCCAGTCGGCCAGCTCAAGCAATGCAGCAACATGCCCGTTAGGGATTTTGTTGCCATTCATGGTTGCCGGTTTTATGGTGCGGCGTTTTTTAATAGTTTCGGCAACAGCCGTAAAAGTGATAGAATCCATATATCGTTTATCGGCATTTTAAGCCGGGGCAAAAATAAGATAATTCGGTCTTGAAGTAGAATTTTTCCTGTCTTGAACCAGAATTATTAGAATTTATGAATTACCAGAATTTCCTGTCTTGGTTCTTGACTCTCTAATGCAGTCGCTCGGCTCCTGCCGAGTGACGATTCTTGCGGATCCCTCCTGGCATCTTTTAATCGGGTAGCAAAGGCCAGAGGCCTAAAATAGTCGTCACTCGGCAAGAGCCGAGCGACTGCGTGTGGAATTTTTAGAATTAATAAAAAAACCGTCAATTGCGAGGTACGAAGCTTTGTCATGCTGAGCTCCGTCGAAGCACCCGACATGCTTAGCCGCTCTGCATAGTTCGCGATTGCTTCGTTCCTCGCAATGACGAGCGTATCTTTTGTCTCTGTATTAGCCTTTCTTATTATTGAAAAAGTACGGCTTTAATAGCTTCTTTAAATGAGGGCAGCACAATTGGCCCCATGCCCGATACTGCGTACCTTATAATATGGCTTTTGTCGGCTACAACAAATGAGGGGTAGCTATATAATTGATAACTTTTGGCAATAGACCCGGCATTGCTTAATAATTGCGCATGGTGCAATGGTTTCTCTTTAAGTTTTGCTTCTGCAATGGCTTGTGCATCTGGGGTAATGGCTAAAACCACCAGGTTCTCGGGGTTGTTAATTTGCTGCAAAAATGCGTTTAAACTGCCAAAGCTTTCGGTACATGCACTACAGTCTGCATTCCAGAAAATAAGTACTATTACCTTGTTGGTTAACTCTTCGGCACTTATGGCCTGTGTTAGTGGCGTAATATTAATTTCTGTATTCTCTTGCAGTAATGGGCTTTTAATAGCCATGAGAGGTTTAGCCAAATCATACATCTTCCTTTTTTCCTCGTCCGAAAGCTTTTTGAGGTAGAGTTTTGTAGCAGGATCTTGGGGCGAAGCGCGTTTGGTTGTTATCGTATAATCGCCCGTATTCATCAGTTTTTGATACTGATAAAAATGAAGTGCGTTTCCGTTTTCATCATATACCAATTTTGTGGTATCCGTTTTCATGTGCATACTACTAACACCATAGGTAACGGTACGGCGCCTAATAGTATCCTGGGCATACGATTTAACTGTAAAAACACAGAGGAGTATCAAAAAAAATTGCTTCATAATAAGATTTAGTTATTATGAAGCAATGTACAATATTTACTTATTTATCGATTAATAAATCGACGGATATTTAGCCGGGTTAGCCTCGCTCATCATCGCGTAAGCTACCTCGATAATATCATCTGCAGATGGCTTGGTAAAGTAATCACCGTCTGAGC
Coding sequences within:
- a CDS encoding murein L,D-transpeptidase catalytic domain family protein, which encodes MKKTFWWITSVLILFMIVTVGFKAAVDTTTNNADITTKTASLTSEVRFSNMVSDVYKSAGLQSSGLDLGTFQKAITGFYNLKLAHKLPFSSNILTVVDFNKPSHEKRMWIVDLQSKMLLLNTWVAHGQGSGNDVADHFSNNEESHQSSLGFYVTDDIYMGKHGRSLRLDGMDAGFNDKARERAIVLHAADYVCQNTINQLGRLGRSFGCPAVSPMVIDQVISTLKGKTVLFINGPDTKYSSRYLNTNLAASFAAPDTTSQPVLSARM
- a CDS encoding peroxiredoxin family protein; its protein translation is MKQFFLILLCVFTVKSYAQDTIRRRTVTYGVSSMHMKTDTTKLVYDENGNALHFYQYQKLMNTGDYTITTKRASPQDPATKLYLKKLSDEEKRKMYDLAKPLMAIKSPLLQENTEINITPLTQAISAEELTNKVIVLIFWNADCSACTESFGSLNAFLQQINNPENLVVLAITPDAQAIAEAKLKEKPLHHAQLLSNAGSIAKSYQLYSYPSFVVADKSHIIRYAVSGMGPIVLPSFKEAIKAVLFQ
- a CDS encoding nitroreductase family protein produces the protein MDSITFTAVAETIKKRRTIKPATMNGNKIPNGHVAALLELADWAPTHALTEPWRFVVYENPADFCLQHAEMYKANTPAENFNEATYTGFQNTGNKASHVVLTYMTRSELTKIPVWEEVAAVGAAVQNLLLGAAALNIGVFWSTGGMALKPVMKEFLNLGELDQVMGVLYLGYTDVQPEGKRKVSLEEKITWK